Proteins from one Eubalaena glacialis isolate mEubGla1 chromosome 8, mEubGla1.1.hap2.+ XY, whole genome shotgun sequence genomic window:
- the LOC133096636 gene encoding LOW QUALITY PROTEIN: testis-specific Y-encoded protein 1-like (The sequence of the model RefSeq protein was modified relative to this genomic sequence to represent the inferred CDS: deleted 1 base in 1 codon; substituted 1 base at 1 genomic stop codon) — MRALAGGSGEEANIFRVRVMRQGVALEEGEVAGLGEELGLLVEDIMQVVEAGAEEEQEEVQAEEPEEKPQQQGQEETGRGPGPTTARPLLEALAALQLELTALNAEASRAYTWLKRMIGQRRKPHLDGRRAIIXGIPGFWARAIMNQPQMSAMISDQDEDMLSYMISLEVQEMGHPRHRCKLMFFFRNNSYFWNDMIIKEYHLSIAGYRASRSTPVQWFWDYEQGAPSRRQDTTSLNFLNWLSDHNCPGSNRIAEIISEGLWPNPLHYYPREEGPPGQTQR, encoded by the exons ATGCGGGCACTAGCTGGTGGGTCGGGCGAGGAGGCCAACATCTTCAGGGTGAGGGTCATGCGGCAAGGCGTggccctggaggagggagaggtggcGGGGCTCGGGGAGGAGTTGGGGCTGCTGGTGGAAGACATCATGCAAGTGGTGGAGGCGGGGgcggaggaggagcaggaggaggtgCAGGCGGAGGAGCCGGAGGAGAAGCCCCAGCAGCAGGGGCAGGAAGAGACAGGGCGGGGACCC GGACCCACGACCGCTCGGCCCCTGCTGGAGGCGCTGGCGGCCCTGCAGTTAGAGCTGACCGCTCTGAATGCCGAAGCCAGCAGGGCCTACACTTGGCTCAAGCGCATGATCGGTCAGAGGCGGAAGCCGCACTTGGATGGAAGAAGGGCTATCATCTGAGGCATCCCTGGCTTCTGGGCCAGAGCCATCATGAACCAACCCCAGATGTCGGCCATGATCAGTGACCAAGATGAAGACATGCTTAGCTACATGATCAGTTTGGAGGTGCAGGAAATGGGCCATCCCAGGCACCGCTGCAAGTTGATGTTTTTCTTTCGGAACAACTCCTACTTCTGGAACGACATGATCATTAAGGAGTATCACCTTAGCATCGCTGGATATAGGGCGTCTCGTTCCACTCCAGTTCAGTGGTTCTGGGATTATGAACAAGGTGCCCCCAGCCGCAGGCAGGACACCACCAGCCTTAACTTCCTCAACTGGTTGTCTGACCACAACTGCCCAGGGTCTAACAGGATTGCTGAGATCATCAGCGAGGGCCTATGGCCCAATCCCCTGCACTactaccccagggaggaaggCCCACCGGGACAGACCCAGAGATGA